From Pelagicoccus albus, the proteins below share one genomic window:
- the pdhA gene encoding pyruvate dehydrogenase (acetyl-transferring) E1 component subunit alpha: MSAKTTPKKRVKPAASILADEAKLPINKDLSKEEQIGFYRDMVRIRRFEERSLRVYQQGKIGGFLHLYIGQESIAVACASLMGDHDHMITAYRNHGHALAVGMGMNECMAELLGKATGCSKGKGGSMHFFAPDKNYWGGHGIVGGQIPLGVGLAYGVKYKGNTGSAMAFMGDGAINQGAVHEAYNLAALWDLPAIFIIENNGYSMGTSQERSSSHPKEGLAARAEGYNMAWENINGESLFAIRDGVGRAIKRAHEESKPTILEIHTYRYQGHSVADANAKKYRTKEEIDDYRKNHDPLNVYRLYLLDQKVMSEEEMKEIDAAAKKEADDAAKFADESPFPSVESITEDVYWEADNPDQRTSEGRLFFND, encoded by the coding sequence GTGAGCGCAAAAACAACGCCTAAGAAACGCGTAAAGCCAGCAGCATCCATCCTGGCCGACGAAGCGAAATTGCCTATCAACAAAGACCTCTCCAAAGAGGAGCAAATCGGATTCTACCGGGACATGGTTAGAATTCGCCGCTTCGAGGAGCGTTCTCTCCGAGTTTACCAGCAAGGTAAGATCGGCGGATTCCTCCACCTCTACATCGGTCAGGAATCCATCGCAGTAGCCTGCGCTTCTTTGATGGGCGATCACGACCACATGATCACTGCTTACCGCAACCACGGCCACGCGCTCGCCGTCGGAATGGGCATGAACGAATGTATGGCCGAGCTTCTTGGCAAGGCAACTGGCTGCTCCAAGGGCAAGGGCGGCTCCATGCACTTTTTCGCTCCGGACAAAAACTACTGGGGCGGACACGGAATCGTGGGAGGTCAAATCCCACTCGGCGTAGGTCTCGCCTATGGAGTCAAGTACAAGGGCAACACTGGTTCCGCCATGGCCTTCATGGGTGATGGAGCTATCAACCAAGGAGCCGTGCACGAAGCCTACAACCTCGCAGCCCTCTGGGATCTGCCAGCGATTTTCATCATCGAAAACAACGGCTACTCTATGGGTACCTCCCAGGAGCGCTCCTCCTCGCACCCGAAGGAAGGTCTCGCCGCTCGCGCCGAGGGCTACAACATGGCTTGGGAAAACATCAACGGCGAATCGCTCTTCGCTATCCGCGACGGAGTTGGACGTGCCATCAAGCGGGCTCACGAGGAATCGAAGCCAACCATTCTCGAGATCCACACCTACCGTTACCAAGGCCACTCCGTGGCAGACGCCAATGCCAAGAAGTACCGCACCAAGGAAGAGATCGACGACTACCGTAAGAACCACGATCCGCTCAACGTCTACCGCCTCTACTTGCTCGACCAGAAAGTCATGAGCGAAGAGGAAATGAAAGAGATCGACGCGGCAGCGAAGAAGGAAGCGGACGATGCCGCCAAGTTCGCCGACGAAAGCCCATTCCCAAGCGTGGAGTCCATCACCGAGGACGTCTACTGGGAAGCGGACAATCCAGATCAGCGTACCTCCGAAGGACGCCTCTTCTTCAACGACTAA
- a CDS encoding NUDIX hydrolase yields MQYKISVLIFLKDPSGRFLMLQRAKSPNKGLWSPIGGKLEMPKGESPFECAIREAKEETGIDLTEKDLHLFCMAAEKAYEGKTHWLMFLFDCSKALESLPADFDEGNFSFFSREEIDQLAIPETDRDGLWDIYDKYHDRFVALKVDCQPGQPLDFQLEELIPADKITPAANAKG; encoded by the coding sequence ATGCAGTATAAGATTAGCGTACTCATATTTCTGAAAGATCCATCTGGCCGATTCCTGATGCTACAGCGGGCCAAATCACCCAACAAAGGGCTCTGGAGCCCTATCGGCGGAAAACTGGAAATGCCAAAAGGCGAGTCGCCCTTCGAGTGCGCCATTCGTGAAGCGAAAGAAGAAACCGGTATCGATCTCACGGAGAAGGACCTGCATCTCTTCTGCATGGCCGCTGAAAAGGCCTACGAGGGGAAAACGCATTGGCTCATGTTTCTGTTCGACTGCAGCAAGGCTCTAGAATCTCTGCCTGCCGATTTCGACGAGGGAAATTTCTCCTTCTTTAGCCGGGAAGAGATCGACCAACTTGCTATTCCAGAAACGGATCGTGACGGACTTTGGGACATCTATGACAAGTACCACGACCGCTTCGTAGCTCTAAAAGTCGACTGTCAGCCTGGCCAGCCGCTCGACTTCCAGCTCGAGGAGCTCATCCCTGCCGACAAAATCACTCCGGCTGCGAATGCGAAAGGCTAA
- the pilM gene encoding pilus assembly protein PilM, with protein sequence MPSTNFLAISLGANHICSVHLKMNPSGRCELVDYQVDQVELSSSDPFLWLKATSSHLDAVALRFRGQHPAGFSIPGHVALCKYLKVAQVSASKRSKIVAFEAKQNIPYPIEEVTWEHSVIEEDDLDFDVVIGASRTEIVESIARYSKDAEIELRGIEPSATTLANAFRYNYGDEAKNALILSIGAKSTDLVFVDRSRFHSRNIPFGGQSVTNEMAELLGISVSEAERVKLVSGEEEILSEGEMAAYKRSANNFQARLASEILRTNTVLKRQGFNFDVDKVYLTGGGSLLSKLDEKLAEKLRLEVARLDPLKNISVSDESLQTDLQGDLAFLADAIGMGVGRFMPDGASLDLTPRSIVWQRKFRRQQPFYILAGLVACGAVALPILNTTLKINAYEQELQNLNVQIQPLRKLNQEIHSQTEQIRKIRSVMDDAAVVAEARPAWQTILNDMQSRLAEVEDVWLDNLRLDRPDQAAPSGRGVARVRDRDTRTKIQLVGRLMDADNPVSNVSPDSYERVKTLLESFREADFVAALENERFDYSVPGILRFDFTLIVKEDVPL encoded by the coding sequence ATGCCTAGTACAAACTTCCTCGCGATAAGCCTTGGAGCAAACCACATTTGCTCGGTTCATCTGAAGATGAACCCAAGTGGACGCTGCGAGTTGGTGGATTATCAAGTCGATCAGGTCGAGCTATCTTCCAGCGATCCGTTCCTTTGGCTCAAAGCGACGTCCTCGCACCTGGACGCAGTAGCCCTTCGGTTCCGAGGCCAACATCCAGCAGGTTTTTCTATCCCAGGACATGTCGCCCTCTGCAAGTACCTCAAGGTCGCACAAGTTTCAGCTTCCAAGCGAAGCAAGATCGTCGCCTTCGAAGCGAAGCAGAACATTCCGTATCCGATTGAGGAAGTCACCTGGGAACACTCCGTCATCGAGGAGGATGATCTCGATTTCGACGTTGTGATCGGGGCCTCTCGCACGGAAATCGTAGAGTCGATAGCCCGCTACAGCAAGGATGCTGAGATTGAACTTAGGGGGATAGAGCCGTCTGCCACCACCCTTGCTAATGCCTTCCGCTACAACTACGGCGACGAAGCTAAAAACGCTTTGATCCTCTCCATCGGGGCGAAGTCGACGGATCTGGTTTTTGTAGATCGGAGCCGATTCCATAGCCGTAATATTCCGTTTGGCGGCCAATCGGTGACCAACGAAATGGCGGAGTTGCTTGGCATCAGCGTTTCCGAGGCGGAGCGGGTAAAGCTCGTTTCCGGCGAAGAGGAAATTCTGAGCGAGGGGGAAATGGCTGCTTACAAACGCTCTGCCAACAATTTCCAAGCCCGTTTGGCCAGCGAGATTCTCAGAACCAACACGGTCCTCAAACGGCAAGGCTTCAATTTCGACGTCGACAAAGTTTACCTCACTGGAGGCGGCTCGCTTTTGTCCAAGCTGGACGAGAAACTAGCTGAGAAGCTTCGGCTAGAAGTTGCCCGTTTGGATCCTTTGAAAAATATCAGTGTATCCGACGAATCCTTACAGACGGATTTGCAAGGCGACTTAGCTTTTTTGGCGGATGCGATCGGGATGGGCGTAGGCCGGTTCATGCCTGATGGTGCATCGCTGGACTTAACGCCAAGGAGCATTGTTTGGCAGAGGAAATTTAGACGTCAGCAACCGTTCTACATTCTAGCAGGATTGGTTGCCTGCGGGGCTGTGGCTCTGCCAATTCTGAATACGACTTTGAAGATCAATGCCTATGAGCAGGAGCTGCAGAATTTGAACGTGCAAATCCAGCCGTTGCGAAAGCTCAATCAGGAAATCCATAGCCAGACCGAGCAGATCCGGAAGATCCGTTCCGTCATGGACGACGCGGCGGTAGTGGCCGAGGCCCGACCCGCTTGGCAGACGATCTTAAACGATATGCAATCGCGCTTGGCGGAGGTCGAAGACGTGTGGTTGGACAATCTACGGCTTGATCGCCCAGACCAGGCAGCTCCCAGCGGGAGGGGCGTAGCCCGAGTGAGAGACCGGGATACTCGGACCAAGATCCAGCTGGTGGGGAGATTGATGGATGCCGACAACCCTGTATCCAATGTCAGCCCTGACTCCTACGAACGGGTTAAAACGCTCCTAGAGAGCTTTCGCGAAGCAGATTTCGTAGCGGCTTTGGAAAACGAGCGGTTTGACTACTCCGTGCCTGGAATCCTGCGTTTCGATTTCACCTTAATCGTCAAGGAGGACGTGCCGCTCTAG
- a CDS encoding Amuc_1100 family pilus-like protein — protein sequence MRFLKNNPVFYTLVLIMAGAFLWGLWYLFKLDRELSLIEDSYVTKSSQYDRYLASRPLPTRSNLEAIQENYRDLYESYEKAMGNLNLNTFDQEVFYGRTPVSRADWSFAFHRFKENARYSALSNGIELAPNAEFGFESFGNGTPPEDQMESIHQQTVVVSALLETLFESGVQSFVKVQRGQLPEKGRTAAINRRQEDLLYNEGSQFAVLPGQSLSIPGTFDSYVYRLVFRGQSFALRSFLNRISNSSLPFVVRGVEAGLSSEGGEKTGLESIAENPFVNSAKAFESQTGAVPIISDNTSLFVVTVEFLKLSVEIPEPISKEGEDRA from the coding sequence ATGAGGTTCCTAAAGAATAATCCCGTTTTCTATACGTTGGTGTTGATCATGGCCGGCGCGTTCTTGTGGGGGCTTTGGTATCTGTTTAAATTGGATCGCGAATTAAGCTTAATCGAAGACTCGTACGTCACGAAGTCGTCGCAATACGACCGTTACCTCGCATCCCGACCGTTACCCACTCGCTCCAACTTAGAAGCGATCCAAGAAAATTACCGCGATCTCTACGAATCCTACGAGAAAGCGATGGGTAACCTAAACTTGAATACATTCGATCAGGAGGTGTTCTACGGTAGGACGCCTGTTTCGAGAGCGGATTGGTCGTTCGCTTTCCATCGCTTCAAGGAAAACGCTCGCTATTCTGCTTTGAGCAATGGAATCGAACTCGCACCGAATGCGGAGTTCGGCTTCGAAAGCTTCGGCAACGGAACTCCTCCGGAAGACCAGATGGAGTCGATTCACCAGCAAACGGTTGTCGTGTCTGCCTTGCTCGAAACGCTATTCGAATCAGGCGTACAGTCTTTCGTCAAAGTGCAGCGCGGACAGCTTCCGGAAAAGGGCAGGACGGCGGCCATCAATAGAAGGCAGGAAGACTTACTCTACAACGAAGGCTCTCAATTCGCAGTGCTGCCCGGTCAGAGTCTCTCGATCCCTGGAACCTTCGACAGCTACGTTTACCGACTCGTATTTCGAGGACAGTCCTTCGCCCTGCGGAGTTTTCTCAATCGTATTTCAAACTCGTCTCTACCCTTCGTGGTCAGAGGAGTGGAAGCGGGGCTTTCGAGCGAGGGCGGTGAGAAGACAGGCTTGGAGTCGATTGCCGAAAACCCGTTTGTGAACAGTGCTAAGGCATTTGAATCCCAGACAGGAGCGGTGCCGATCATATCCGACAACACCTCGCTATTCGTAGTGACGGTTGAGTTCCTGAAGTTGTCGGTCGAGATCCCTGAACCCATCTCCAAGGAGGGAGAGGACCGTGCATAG
- a CDS encoding type II secretory pathway, component PulD, whose protein sequence is MTKMMPSLRSSARLLGIAVAFACSIGASAQDDTETKIRLMTEALQARDSGNLTLSKAKLEELMEIAPDDVSVKRILGSVDRLIANADSPSSSSIPTTEDDRMAALQREAEYLAGLETERIEKSMQSSREMREVARRQANRGEYDSALRTINRAISGLEPNPMTQVLIEELKRDEREFLRQRSQYSATTANGSPSSISVYEASPDFVKLQQQIEVLRLRGRSQFFAGDIEGAEATFKQIEALDPNNSMAKDFLIRIARERQQMGHLNKLKTREQLLQEVSNAWQRPSIYEERPGVEVEDTVTLPLTEKLNRIIIPSVNFTEVELGKVVNTLSAISEQFDTTGLGVKGVNLVLIDPERSNPAVNITLRNLSLKRILDFIVDSVGFQYEVEADAVVVRPGGERTNLDTEFFPISRSTVIRMTGGNSGAGAGGVFDDPFYTDEGDRVRDRGVASDAQTIRNFLQQAGVDFRGVEGSTLAYDGSAMFVTQTRRNLERIRNLLNRYTDVKQVEIEAKFLEVQEGSLEELGFDWIIDERGSVGTDGYETGEIYQTSLRQLAQAAAPATASSAIIVNDEVIDNISAPELPGSKLLGADAVPFTNVIGNIDGVNVNVAIRALSQKSGSDLLSAPKVTVLSGNEAKINVSQEFRYPTRYSDTESDVGSTRGDSGSAGVTITPGTPEEFETRNVGVELAVTPIVEEDDYSITLDLNPRVTEFEGFVEYGGPSIAMTQDRVVKTPSGFYQPVFAVREVETRVTIWDGATVVMGGMTREDVVTVSDKVPFLGDIPLFGRLFRSEGESSAKRNLLIFVTANMVSPGGSPKRQTLRGVQPGSLFQNPTIVTPSGSESRSQ, encoded by the coding sequence ATGACTAAGATGATGCCCTCCCTAAGATCCTCAGCCAGACTGCTTGGAATCGCAGTCGCGTTCGCCTGTTCTATCGGAGCGTCGGCTCAAGACGATACCGAAACCAAGATCAGGCTCATGACGGAAGCTTTACAGGCTCGGGACTCTGGAAACTTAACCCTTTCAAAAGCCAAGCTCGAAGAGCTCATGGAGATCGCCCCTGACGACGTATCCGTGAAGCGGATATTGGGAAGTGTGGATAGACTTATCGCCAACGCCGACTCTCCCAGCTCATCAAGCATCCCCACGACAGAAGACGACCGCATGGCCGCACTTCAAAGGGAAGCAGAGTACCTGGCAGGTTTGGAGACCGAGAGAATCGAGAAGTCGATGCAAAGCTCTCGCGAGATGAGAGAAGTGGCTCGTCGCCAAGCGAATCGGGGCGAGTACGATTCAGCATTGCGCACGATTAATCGCGCGATTTCCGGCTTGGAGCCGAATCCGATGACCCAGGTTTTGATCGAAGAGCTGAAGCGGGACGAACGAGAGTTTTTGCGCCAGCGTTCTCAATACAGCGCCACTACCGCGAATGGCTCGCCAAGCTCCATTTCGGTGTATGAGGCCAGTCCGGACTTCGTTAAGCTTCAGCAGCAAATCGAAGTTTTGCGTTTGAGAGGACGCAGCCAGTTCTTTGCCGGAGATATCGAAGGCGCGGAGGCTACGTTTAAACAAATCGAGGCTTTGGATCCTAACAACTCGATGGCCAAGGATTTCCTAATTCGCATCGCTCGCGAACGCCAGCAGATGGGGCATCTCAATAAGCTCAAGACCCGCGAGCAACTGCTGCAGGAAGTATCCAACGCTTGGCAACGTCCTAGTATTTACGAGGAGCGTCCAGGAGTTGAGGTAGAGGATACGGTGACTTTGCCTCTTACCGAAAAATTAAACCGCATCATTATCCCGAGCGTGAACTTCACGGAGGTCGAGCTTGGCAAAGTGGTCAACACGCTCAGCGCCATCTCGGAGCAATTCGATACCACCGGACTTGGCGTGAAAGGGGTTAACCTCGTTTTGATCGACCCCGAGCGTTCGAACCCCGCAGTTAACATCACGCTGCGTAATTTATCCCTGAAGAGAATCCTCGACTTCATCGTCGATTCGGTGGGTTTCCAATACGAAGTGGAGGCTGACGCAGTGGTTGTTCGTCCGGGCGGGGAGCGTACAAATTTGGATACGGAGTTCTTCCCGATTTCTCGTTCCACTGTGATTCGCATGACAGGTGGAAATTCTGGTGCTGGAGCAGGCGGAGTATTTGATGATCCGTTTTATACCGATGAAGGAGACCGGGTGCGCGACCGAGGCGTAGCCAGCGATGCGCAGACGATTCGCAATTTCTTGCAGCAGGCCGGAGTCGATTTCCGCGGAGTAGAGGGTAGCACCTTGGCCTACGACGGTTCGGCGATGTTCGTTACCCAAACCCGCCGAAATCTCGAGCGTATCCGCAATTTGCTTAACCGCTACACGGACGTTAAGCAGGTCGAGATCGAAGCCAAGTTCCTGGAAGTCCAAGAAGGATCCCTAGAAGAGCTGGGCTTCGACTGGATTATCGACGAACGTGGATCGGTAGGAACCGATGGCTACGAAACCGGTGAGATTTATCAGACTTCTCTCCGTCAACTGGCTCAAGCTGCGGCGCCGGCGACTGCCAGCAGCGCTATTATCGTCAATGATGAAGTGATCGACAATATCTCTGCTCCCGAGTTGCCTGGATCCAAGCTTCTTGGGGCAGACGCGGTACCTTTCACAAATGTAATCGGAAACATCGATGGGGTGAACGTGAACGTTGCGATCCGAGCTTTGTCTCAAAAGTCCGGCTCCGATTTGCTCAGCGCGCCGAAAGTCACGGTGCTCTCTGGCAACGAGGCGAAGATCAATGTTAGCCAAGAATTTCGTTACCCAACCCGCTATTCCGATACGGAGAGCGATGTCGGTAGCACGCGGGGCGACTCCGGTAGCGCGGGTGTGACGATCACTCCTGGTACGCCAGAAGAATTCGAGACCCGCAACGTGGGTGTGGAATTGGCCGTGACCCCGATTGTTGAAGAGGATGACTACAGCATCACCCTTGATTTGAATCCGCGTGTAACCGAGTTTGAAGGCTTTGTAGAGTACGGCGGACCAAGTATCGCCATGACTCAAGATCGCGTGGTGAAGACGCCATCAGGATTCTATCAGCCCGTTTTTGCAGTGCGTGAGGTAGAGACCCGCGTCACCATTTGGGACGGAGCAACCGTGGTTATGGGTGGGATGACTCGCGAGGATGTAGTCACCGTCAGCGACAAGGTTCCTTTCCTCGGTGACATACCTTTGTTTGGTCGTCTGTTCCGCTCCGAAGGCGAAAGCTCTGCCAAACGTAATCTGCTGATTTTCGTGACAGCTAATATGGTAAGTCCAGGTGGCTCTCCCAAGCGTCAGACCTTGCGTGGTGTGCAACCAGGCTCGCTTTTCCAAAATCCAACTATCGTCACCCCGAGCGGTAGCGAGTCACGCAGCCAATAG